The genomic DNA cagcacagccagaagagggctggccacccctcatagcctggttcctctataggtttcttcctaggttcctgcctttatagggagtttttcctagccaccatgcttctacatttgcattgcttgctgtttagggttttaggctgggtttctatatagcactttgtgacaccaGCTGAGGGTTTATAAATCAGTTTGATTGATACCTGGCCATGCGACTTGTGTCTGAAcggtcaaatctgatttatttgccCTCAAGTGATTTTTAGAATGTTACTTGGCATATcttgttgcttgctagctactttgTTGACAAGAACATGTGGTAGGTAACTAGATAATTAAGGAAACTCATTTAGAAAGTTGGATCATATCCTTTGAGGCTTTTAAAGGGTTCTTAcactatgattttgaacattcaaatCAACTGGGAAACGTCCAAGGCAGGCATTGTTGTCaccttagcttgctacataacttATGTGTGATAAGAAGCAGgagcaccaccaccaatcagcctacaccaCTGTGCACACGCCTGTCACTACTACGACAAATAGCGTAGCCATGTCAGCgaatgactgctgtctgaacatGCACAAATCCGATTTTGTTacttgtaacttgctgtttggacagtTAATATTCCTAAACtaatttgaaaaacaaaactgatttgagcATTAAGGCCTGAAGTGTGAACAATGCTTTAGTGACAACATGCAACACCATGTCAACACCCTGAAAAGTAACTTCTTATTTAGCCATGTGTATGTACGTATATCATACTATGTTGAAGTTTCGAACCACCATATTATTTTATATTTACATCACTTTAAAGAAAGTTAATCACACTAACAAGTAGCCTTACACAGTATCCATTCTTTTGAATTACAGTATGGTACATAATGAGGTATCCAGGCACAGTGTAATAATGTATGCATCATAAATATGTACATGTTTGTGTTTCCATCTTCTCATCTCACTGAAGTTAACAAATAGTGTATATCTGTGGGTGGGAAGGGGACAAGCATGTGGTTTTAGCATATAAAAACGGACACCAGTATGAGCCCATAACTTCCTGCTATAGAGCTCTCTGCACTTTCTGTTCAGAGGTGTCAGAAACCCACAGTCAGCCATTGAAATAACACCAAGTGCTCCAACTCTCCATCTACTCTCTTTAACCGTGTCTTTCATTTTGTGCCTGCTACGAAGATGTTTCGGGGATCTCTGATCTTGGTCGCTCTACTCTTGAACTTCAGCATGGCAGGTCAGAATCCTGTTTTATTATACATTATGATGTTCAGCACTTTTTTATTCCATCATGGACAGGGATatttatactatatatatatatgtgtatatatgtatatatatatacatacacacacacacacatagaggggcatgtatactcagtgtactgtGATAATTACTCCTTATCCTCAACTTAATGGCCTAGTAATACAGTACTCTATGTAATAGATGATTTATCTGTATATTTAACTACAATGTTCTAAACACTAATGTGTATTACATGTATAATTCATTATTTGCAGTATTACAACATGAACAGATACAAATAGTAGGCTTATGGAAGATAAAACATTTGTTTACATGATGATgggatagtgatgatgatgatgcaatGTGATCCCATAATGTGTGCAGAGGCCCAAGTGTCAGACGGGAAACTGTGTTATATCCTGGATGGGATTCTCGTGATCTACGGCGTCTTGCTCACCATATTGTACTGCAGACTGAGGGTAAGGAATTATAAACGCTCTATAACACATTATAAATCATCCCACCATCCACAAAACATATGATACATCAGGGTATGCAGTGCACACATATCTCCATGACATATTAACAATATTCATACTGTAAAATTCTATTTATATAATAATAGCACATTCAAAACATCAATAAGAATATAAATGCCACACCAATTAAAGACCAGCTCCCACATAAATAGAATATGTTTCACATTCACACAGCTGTTTAATGATATTTATCATGTTCCTCAGATGCATCCATTCTACATAAACAATGGCGGACCTCCACAGGTCACTGGCGGGTATCCACAGGTACAATAAAAATGTGTTCGTATgtaagatggagagaaagaaagagcgagagagaaagtgaatgtATATTGGGCATGTATAATTTACACAATATTCTCAATAACCAATATTCAACTAGCTTTCTTTACAAaccaaaaaatatatgtatacatCTGAATGTTGATCAAATTCAGCTGGCCAAATGTTTCATCCTGGTTGTTCAACAAATTAGCTATATGTTAAGTCATATGCCGTCTTACCATGTCACCTCGAAGTCCACAGTTCTGCTTTTCGTCCCCCTCCTTCAGCAACTGTGATAATTTCCTGTTAACAAGAACTGACCACCAACCCTGCCACTTATAAACACAGTTTCCATTACAGTCAGACTATAATGCAACACTATATCCTGTTATACAGAAATACTCCGGTAAACAGATGCGTAGAAAGAAAATCAAATTACAGTGGAAGCTTTAAACGGTCGCATCACCACCCTCTGTGTCTAGTCTTCTACACCAATTCCTGTCTTTGCCGATAAAAAGAAGTAGAGAAGGAGAACATGAGAAAGACGGGAGGAGAAATGAGGAATGATGTTCTTCTGTTAAATGTTCTTCTGATaaaatacattgtgtgtgtgtgtgtgtgcatgtgcatgtgtgcctTCTGCAGATAACAACGCAGATAACAGCTCTCGTAATTTCCATTTTACAGAAAGGAGAGGGACTTTACGCAGTAAGATATTTTTTCTTATTCTTATTATGACTTACAGTATATCATAAATGATAAAGAGTATTGCAGTTTTAAGGATTTCAAGTTGTTTTAAAGTCCCACATTGTTCTTCCTCTCACAGGGTTTGACCCATAAAGGCCAGGACACCTATGAGACCATCAAGGTGCAGAAGAAAGCGATGCTGGTGTGATAGAGGAAGAAGACAGTAGAGTGAGTGGTGGTAAACAACAAACCACAACCCTGTCTTACATGGCATTTAAATGAGTTTAGATCTATATGACTGCTtgctttcctttcctttccttagGTTAGGTTGGGCCAGTAGTGTTGGTGGTTGTTGACTGGGGGCCTGAGATGGGCAGTGTTTAAGATGCATTTTGGTTATTCTGTAAAGCAGCCCTTTCACTTTCTATAATTGACTATCAATTAACTTGTCATTTAAAGATTAAATGATTCAGAAACTACCTTAAATCAGGGTCCGTTTTCTTTTTGGATTACAGCTTCATTGACATGAATGTATTCTGTCCATGTTTAAAATGATATTGCAAAACCAtatgtgttactactgtgttacacATGAGTGTtactactacatactactgtGTCACCGTGGGAAGAACCAAAGAAAGGCTCAACAagtgactgaccgactgactgaccaACTGCATGTGAGATTATTTTATCTGTCAAAGCCAGGTATCCTTGCTTGAGATCAAGAAAGACCACTAGATGGCATTCGCAGATCCATAGTTCCAAATGATTGGTGCCTTTACATTGCGATTTACCCCCACACCAGTGAGATGTCAGTGTTTTATGTAAAAGGAGATTTTCACCCTGAGGGCTTGTTTTCATCATGTTCGAGGCATTTCTAAGACAGTGAGATTTGTTTCACACATAATTACCCAGGAGGATGGCAGGTCTGGGCTTTGCGTCCTGAATGATACACCCTATGACTGCTTCCGGTGTATTGATGGGGGCATTTCTCGAAGGCtttatgttatactgatcacactatttATTTTTGTGCGTGTAGATATGGTTGTTCTTGTTTGATAGAGCCATTGGACGTCTTTCAGCAATGTTCCTACACCAAAGAATGGAGCCGTGGGaaatggctgccgttttacggactcctaaccaattgtgctatagtgtgtgttttttcacgttatttgaaacttattttgtacataatgtttcagatactgtctcttatgacctaaaagagcttctggatatcaggacagtgattactcacctcgtactggataaagatttatttatttaacgagTCGGACCTGAAGGATTCACTTCAGACACCCAACAAGGCAcaaatccctgtcattcacatgagaaagagacagaggggtgtAGGTCAGGGGTaagggtgccttgtaaggatccgatgGCCAGTGGGTAATCtgccatcagtcctattagccaacgtacaatcattggataacaaaataaACAAGCTACAATCATGAATattctaccaacgggacattaaaaactgtaatattttatgtttcactgagtcgtggctgagcGAAGACAcggataacatacagctggtggggCTTACGCTGCATTTGCATGATAGAACAGCTggctccggtaagacaaggggggtctgtgtctatttgtaaataacaactggtgcacaaaatctaatattaaggaggtcttgaggttttgctcgcctgaggtagagtatctcatgataagctgtggaccacactatttaccaagagagttttcaacCATATTTTTCGGAGCTGTCTacttaccaccacaaaccgatgctggcacgaagaccacactcaatgagctgtataaggccataagaaaACAGAAAAATGCTCATCCACAGGTGgggctcctagtggctggggactttaatgcagggaaacttaaatctgttttacctgaTTTCTATCAGCacgttaaatgtgcaaccagaggggaaaaaaactctagaccacctttattccacacacaAAGACGAGTATAaggctctccctcaccctccattttgCTAATCTGACcgtaattatatcctcctgattcctgcttacaagcaaaaattaaagcaggaagcaccagcgactcggtctataaaaaagtggtccgatgaagcagatgctaaactaaaggactgttttgctagcacagacatgatatgttctgggattcttccgatggcattttcaacctctcccggacttagtctgtaataccaacatgtttcaagcagaccaccatagtccctgtgcccaagaacactacagtaacctgcctaaatgactacgaCCTGTAGCATTCACGACTGTAGCCGTGAAGTGctgtgaaaggctggtcatggctcacatggtgttgatgtgagccattaccaacctttcaaagcacttcatggctgcgGACGTGAGTTccacgggtctgtagtcatttaggcaggttgcctttgtgttctcgggcacagggattatggtgttctgcttgaagcatgttggtattacagactcaatcagggacatgttgaaaatgtcagtgaagacacctgccagttggtcagcacatgcccggagcacatgtcctggtaatccatctgtccccgcagccttgtgaatgttgacctgtttaaaggtcttactcacgtcggctacggagagcatgatcacaaagtcgtccggaacagctgatgctctcatgcatgcctcagtgttgcttgcatcGAAGCGAGcgtagaagtgatttagcttgtTTGGTTGGCTCGTGTCACTGAGCAGCTCactgctgtgcttccctttgtagtctgtaatagttttcaagccctgcaaCATCCGATGATCATCGGACCTGATGTAGTACGATTCAATTATAGTCCTGTATTGACCTTTGCCTGTTGATTAGCTTGTGGTTTGGATAATTTGCgtgctcacagaacagggctccgggca from Oncorhynchus keta strain PuntledgeMale-10-30-2019 chromosome 23, Oket_V2, whole genome shotgun sequence includes the following:
- the fcer1gl gene encoding Fc receptor, IgE, high affinity I, gamma polypeptide like isoform X2, which gives rise to MFRGSLILVALLLNFSMAEAQVSDGKLCYILDGILVIYGVLLTILYCRLRMHPFYINNGGPPQVTGGYPQKGEGLYAGLTHKGQDTYETIKVQKKAMLV
- the fcer1gl gene encoding Fc receptor, IgE, high affinity I, gamma polypeptide like isoform X1; the encoded protein is MFRGSLILVALLLNFSMAEAQVSDGKLCYILDGILVIYGVLLTILYCRLRMHPFYINNGGPPQVTGGYPQITTQITALVISILQKGEGLYAGLTHKGQDTYETIKVQKKAMLV